One genomic window of Nocardioides daphniae includes the following:
- a CDS encoding acyl-CoA dehydrogenase family protein yields the protein MTEPDAGTDTTNLTTFAKKVDGGWLVSGKKVWISNAKQAERMLLLARTTPKDECQKRTDGLTVFFAPIDRDKVTIRSIPKMGRNSVDSNELFIDELFVADEDVVGEVGKGFRVILGGLNAERVVAANAMLGIGEAALRRGTQYAKDRVVFGRPIGQNQGLAFQLAEAKIRIEAADAVLQKATWMVDNNHPEAGAHANYAKWLCAEAGFYAADVALQVHGGMGYSKEFHVERYFREARLMRIAPISQEMVLNYVAEHVLGLPRSY from the coding sequence TGGCTCGTCTCCGGCAAGAAGGTCTGGATCTCCAACGCCAAGCAGGCCGAGCGGATGCTGCTGCTCGCCCGCACCACCCCCAAGGACGAGTGCCAGAAGAGGACCGACGGACTCACCGTCTTCTTCGCCCCGATCGACCGCGACAAGGTGACGATCCGGTCGATCCCCAAGATGGGCCGCAACTCGGTCGACAGCAACGAGCTCTTCATCGACGAGCTCTTCGTGGCCGACGAGGACGTCGTCGGCGAGGTGGGCAAGGGCTTCCGCGTCATCCTCGGCGGCCTCAACGCCGAGCGCGTCGTGGCGGCCAACGCGATGCTGGGCATCGGCGAGGCGGCCCTGCGCCGCGGCACGCAGTACGCCAAGGACCGCGTCGTCTTCGGCCGCCCCATCGGCCAGAACCAGGGTCTGGCCTTCCAGCTCGCCGAGGCCAAGATCCGGATCGAGGCGGCCGACGCCGTGCTGCAGAAGGCGACCTGGATGGTCGACAACAACCACCCGGAGGCGGGCGCGCACGCCAACTACGCCAAGTGGCTCTGCGCCGAGGCCGGGTTCTACGCCGCCGACGTCGCGCTCCAGGTGCACGGCGGCATGGGCTACAGCAAGGAGTTCCACGTCGAGCGCTACTTCCGCGAGGCCCGCCTCATGCGGATCGCCCCGATCAGCCAGGAGATGGTCCTCAACTACGTCGCCGAGCACGTGCTCGGGCTGCCGCGCAGCTACTGA
- a CDS encoding nuclear transport factor 2 family protein, giving the protein MTQTQTSQSQAPSLGERALLHFAATDLLNRYQALVDAKDLAGLADVVTDDVEMVRVQGSGRGREAFLDVYRAFVASDVDVAQHMVSNVRVSPLDGEAQRVDACFWVVTTHEAGGARQVWGRYSDDMVPTGDGWRLSAKRIRVVRTAVVPEEALMPLDATSFGPLPD; this is encoded by the coding sequence ATGACGCAGACGCAGACGAGTCAGTCGCAGGCCCCGTCGCTGGGCGAGCGCGCCCTGCTCCACTTCGCCGCCACCGACCTGCTCAACCGCTACCAGGCGCTCGTCGACGCCAAGGACCTGGCGGGCCTCGCCGACGTCGTCACCGACGACGTCGAGATGGTCCGCGTCCAGGGCTCCGGCCGCGGGCGCGAGGCGTTCCTCGACGTCTACCGGGCCTTCGTGGCCTCCGACGTCGACGTCGCCCAGCACATGGTGAGCAACGTACGCGTGTCCCCGCTCGACGGCGAGGCGCAGCGCGTCGACGCCTGCTTCTGGGTCGTCACGACCCACGAGGCCGGCGGCGCCCGCCAGGTCTGGGGCCGCTACAGCGACGACATGGTGCCCACCGGCGACGGCTGGCGGCTCTCGGCCAAGCGGATCCGGGTGGTCCGCACCGCCGTCGTGCCCGAGGAGGCGTTGATGCCCCTCGACGCGACGTCGTTCGGGCCCCTTCCTGACTGA